TTCCCCCAAACCCTTGATAAAAAATACTGCCACAAACCGTACCCCCATTTTTTTGACTCCCCCCAATTTTGCTGTAGCTTTGGATAAACACTACCTGTATGAAAATCTATCAACATCTTGAATACCTCGTGGAGTCCCGTATTGCCTGGGTTACTCTCAATCGTCCGGAAAAAAGGAATGCGTTAAATGATGTGTTAATAGTCGAACTGAAAGATGCCTTATTGACCGCAGAGCAGGATACTCAGGTAAAAATCATTGTCATAAAGGCAAACGGACCGGCTTTCTGTGCAGGTGCAGATTTGGGGTATCTCCAAAAGATGCAGGAATACAATATTGAACAGAACCTTGCTGATTCAACCTCGCTTGCTCAACTCTTCCTTACCATTTACCGCGCTACCAAAGTCGTGATTGCTCAGATCGAAGGTCATGCCATTGCTGGTGGCTGTGGTCTCGCGACGGTGTGCGATTTTGCATTTGTCGTGCCTGACGCCAAACTCGGTTATACCGAGGTGCGCATTGGGTTTGTTCCTGCAATTGTTATGACGTTTTTGTTGAGAAAAATAGGAGAAACCCGGGCAAAAGAGCTTCTCCTTTCCGGGAAAATAATCGATGCTCAAACAGCGGTTAACTATAATCTGGTCAATCAGATTATCCCTAAAGATGAAATTTCGGCTTTTGTTAAAAAGTTTGCCGGGGAAATGTGCACACAAAATTCGGCTGCTTCTCTTCAACTTACTAAAAAAATGATCGCTGATATTCAGAGCTTCCCGCTTGAGGAGGCGATGCGATTTGCTGCAAAAATGAATGCCTATTCACGGGCTACAGATGACTGCAAACGCGGGGTTGACGCCTTTCTTAACAAAGAAGATCATACCTGGTAATTGTAATGGCTTCCTGTTAAAGCCTTTCACCCAATTTTACTACCATTTCTGTTTTCCATGGCAGGAAGGTACCAGCTAGAATATGTTTCCGGGCCTCTTTTACCAGCCAGAGGAAAAAGTGCAGGTTGTGGATACTCGCGATCTGAAGCGCCAGATATTCTTGTGCCTTAAACAAATGTCTTACATATGCTTTGGTATAATACTGGTCGATCTCACACTCGCTGTGGGGGTCAAGTGGGGAAAAATCATTCTCATACTTCTGATTTTTTAAATTGCGGACCCCCTCTCTGGTATAAATCAGACCATGGCGGGCATTCCTGGTAGGCAATACACAGTCAAACATATCCACCCCCAAAGCAATGCATTCGAGCAGATTTACTGGTGTGCCCACTCCCATAAGATAACGTGGTTTATCAACCGGGAGAATATCACAGGATAGCTCGGTCAGTTCGTACATGATCTCCGCCGGCTCTCCAACCGAAAGGCCGCCAATTGCGCAGCCGGGCAAGTCCAGTCCTGCAATAAACTCTGTAGATTGAGTCCGTAAATCTTTATATGTCCCGCCCTGGATAATTGGAAAAAGATTTTGCTCGTAGCCATACAAAGGTCCCTGGTTTTGGTGGTGTTCCTTGCAACGCAATGCCCAACGATGAGTAAGCTCCATGGAGGTCTTTGCATATTTGTGATCACAAGGGTAGGGAGGACATTCATCCAACACCATCATGATATCCGAACCAATCGCACGCTGAATGTCCACCACCAACTCTGGCGTAAACAAATGTTTACTGCCATTTATATGATTGGAAAAGGTTACGCCTTCTTCTGTAAGTTTTCTGCTTCCAGCCAGACTATACACCTGATAACCGCCGCTATCTGTTAGTATCGGTCTGTCCCAATGCATAAATTTGTGTAAACCACCTGCCTGCTGGAGAATATCTTTCCCCGGGCGTAAAAACAAATGGTAGGTATTGCCTAATATGATTTGGGCCTGTACATCCTCCATCAAAGCCTGCTGGGACACAGCTTTGACACTGCCCACAGTACCCACCGGCATGAAAATCGGGGTTTCTATTTTGCCATGCGCAGTTTCGATTTCTCCTGCCCGCGCTTTTGACTGTAAATCTTTGTGAATTAACTGGTACTTCATAGAGCCTGCGAAAATATGCAATTTCCAAAGAAACCACGCAGTTCTACTTAGTTTGTATTCCAGATTTTTCTCTTGCCCGCTTTTGCCCCCCTTCAAGAAAGAACCCAAACAATCCCCCTAAAATACCGCCAATGATATGGGTAAACTGGGAAATATTATCTGCTGCAAAGGCATCCTGAACCTCTTTCCCAAGAAAAAGAATTACCACCAGAATAAATGTCAGTGGAATTCCTCCTTTAGCATTGGTAAAGGAACTCAGTAAAATCAACATAAAAACAATGCCGCTTGCGCCTAAAAGGGGGTTGTCAAAAAAAGCAATCTGTAAAATCCCCGTTACCAGGGCCGTTACAAACATCATGAGTAAGGTATCTCTGGAACCATACTTTTCCTCTAAAATCGGCCCCAAAAGTAGGATAAAGGAAAAATTGCCTGCAAGGTGCGCCCAGTCCCCATGCCCGATAACATGTGAAAATAATCGGAAATACCAGACCGGATTGGAGATGTCCACCACAGGATAAATAGTGAAGTAAGTCATAATGTCCAACCCTGTAAAACTTTGCAGAATAAGTACCAACGTACATACCAGCGTATAGGTCAGGATAACCGGGGCGTTATATTTAAGTCTCATGATAGATTTCTGATTCGTGCAAGATAATTAATCTACGATTTGATATACAATATCTGTTACGAAATTAATTCATTCCTTGTTGGGATAGGCAAACAAAGTGTTTACTTTGTGAACGCAATTTTTGCTCATGAATGATCTCTGGATTCAATTTTCTCAAGCCTGTGAGGCTGTCGGTACTTCTCCACTCGAAGTGCTGGGATTTATCTTTGGGGTAGTCTGCGTTGCGCTCAATGCCATGGAGAATATTTGGGGATGGCCGACCGGACTCATTAACGTCGGTATTTATATTTACATTTTTTTTATCGCACGTCTCTATGCTGATGTGGTGCTTAATATTTTCTTCTTCATTACCGGTGTCTATGGCTGGTATCACTGGCTCAACGGCGGCAATAAAAAAGATGACCTCCCGATTACCACCAGCCCGCTTAAACTATGGGGTATGTATCTCCTGGTGGGTATTTTGGGAATTCTTATTATTGGTTTTTTCTTCGACAACTATACGAATGCTGACCTCGCTTATTGGGACGCTTACACGACTTCTTTTAGCTTGCTGGCACAGGTATTAATGGCGCAGAAAAAAATCGAAAACTGGCTCATCTGGATCGCTGTTGATGTCATCGCTATTGGTATCTATTGGTACAAAGACCTCAGGCTTACCGCTTTGATGTTTCTGATCTATCTCGTGCTCGCTACTCTTGGCTATTTTAACTGGAAAAGAAAAATGGGGATTCAGCTTGCCAATGTATGAGTCTTCCATTGAAAATAGCGATTGTCGGACCGGAATCGACCGGAAAATCTACCCTTGCCCGTCAATTGGCAGACTTTTTTAATACTTCTCTCGCGCAAGAAGTCGCCCGCGTATATCTTTCTGAACTCAATCGCGCATATACGAAGGAAGATCTGTCTGCCATCGCCAGACTCCAGATGCAGGAAGAAGATATTGCCCGCAAAAATGCAAAGGATGTGTTTTTTGCCGATACCAATCTGCTGGTCATAAAAGTCTGGAGTGAATACAAATACCGCCATTGTGATCCATGGATTCTGGAAAATATGAATCTCCCTGATTATGATATGCATTTCCTGGCCGGAACAGATGTTCCCTGGGAATTTGATCCGCAAAGGGAAAATCCTTTCCAACGGGAAGAATTATATGATATCTACCGCCGGGAACTTGAAGAGGCCGGTGTGCTTTTCCACGAACTTAAAGGTAATGCAGAAAAACGGCTTTCAGATGCTGTAATCGCTACAAAAATCCTGCTTTTTGCTTGTAGCTAAATTATCCTACCGGTACGGGTTCAAGCGCATCTGCCACAACAAATGTGCTTCCTCCAATAAAAATCACATCTTCAGGCATAGCTTTTTTCCGTGCCGCGTTTACACCCTCTGCTACCCGATCAAAAACTTCTCCATTGAGTCCGTGAGTGGCGGCTTTCTCGCTGAGTTTCTGTGCGTCAAATCCACGTGGCACATTCGGGCGTACAAAATAATAGGTCGCATCCTTTGGGAGAAGTGATAGGATTTTATCGTGATCTTTATCTGCAACCATTCCCAGTACAAAATGGAGATGGTTTTTTTTCATTTTACTCAACTGCTCTACCACTAACCGGATTCCGCCTTCATTATGACCTGTATCACATAGTACAGTAGGGTTGGCGGATAATTTTTGCATTCTGCCCGCTAAACGGCTATTCGTTGTGGTTTTTGCCAACCCGTTGCGAATGGCTTTATCAGAGATTTCCCATCCTTCTTCGTTCATTACCTTCAGTGCAGATAGTGTGGTAACCAGGTTTTTTTGCTGGTAATCGCCCCGTTGGTCCAGTTCAAAAACCAGACTATCATCCTCTTCTTCAACATCTGTAACCGAAAATTTTTGCCCATTTTCTGTGAGGGAAATGCTGTTTATATGGAACATATCTTCTGCCCAAAATAAAGGCGCTTCCATCAAT
The Bacteroidia bacterium DNA segment above includes these coding regions:
- a CDS encoding folylpolyglutamate synthase/dihydrofolate synthase family protein, with translation MTNNAFSETLQYLYTLLPMYQRQGPVAFKKGLGNIQELCWALEQPQWKFKSIHVAGTNGKGSVSAMLNSVLMEAGYKTGMYTSPHLLSFTERMRVNGKEISQEEVVEFVEKTKPLIERMKPSFFEMTVAMAFDFFAREEVEIAVIEVGLGGNFDSTNIIHPEISVITNISYDHMDMLGDTLGLIAGEKAGIIKRFTPVVIGEKHTETTPVFADKATLMEAPLFWAEDMFHINSISLTENGQKFSVTDVEEEDDSLVFELDQRGDYQQKNLVTTLSALKVMNEEGWEISDKAIRNGLAKTTTNSRLAGRMQKLSANPTVLCDTGHNEGGIRLVVEQLSKMKKNHLHFVLGMVADKDHDKILSLLPKDATYYFVRPNVPRGFDAQKLSEKAATHGLNGEVFDRVAEGVNAARKKAMPEDVIFIGGSTFVVADALEPVPVG
- the pnuC gene encoding nicotinamide riboside transporter PnuC, whose amino-acid sequence is MNDLWIQFSQACEAVGTSPLEVLGFIFGVVCVALNAMENIWGWPTGLINVGIYIYIFFIARLYADVVLNIFFFITGVYGWYHWLNGGNKKDDLPITTSPLKLWGMYLLVGILGILIIGFFFDNYTNADLAYWDAYTTSFSLLAQVLMAQKKIENWLIWIAVDVIAIGIYWYKDLRLTALMFLIYLVLATLGYFNWKRKMGIQLANV
- the tgt gene encoding tRNA guanosine(34) transglycosylase Tgt → MKYQLIHKDLQSKARAGEIETAHGKIETPIFMPVGTVGSVKAVSQQALMEDVQAQIILGNTYHLFLRPGKDILQQAGGLHKFMHWDRPILTDSGGYQVYSLAGSRKLTEEGVTFSNHINGSKHLFTPELVVDIQRAIGSDIMMVLDECPPYPCDHKYAKTSMELTHRWALRCKEHHQNQGPLYGYEQNLFPIIQGGTYKDLRTQSTEFIAGLDLPGCAIGGLSVGEPAEIMYELTELSCDILPVDKPRYLMGVGTPVNLLECIALGVDMFDCVLPTRNARHGLIYTREGVRNLKNQKYENDFSPLDPHSECEIDQYYTKAYVRHLFKAQEYLALQIASIHNLHFFLWLVKEARKHILAGTFLPWKTEMVVKLGERL
- a CDS encoding ATP-binding protein gives rise to the protein MSLPLKIAIVGPESTGKSTLARQLADFFNTSLAQEVARVYLSELNRAYTKEDLSAIARLQMQEEDIARKNAKDVFFADTNLLVIKVWSEYKYRHCDPWILENMNLPDYDMHFLAGTDVPWEFDPQRENPFQREELYDIYRRELEEAGVLFHELKGNAEKRLSDAVIATKILLFACS
- a CDS encoding enoyl-CoA hydratase-related protein, whose amino-acid sequence is MKIYQHLEYLVESRIAWVTLNRPEKRNALNDVLIVELKDALLTAEQDTQVKIIVIKANGPAFCAGADLGYLQKMQEYNIEQNLADSTSLAQLFLTIYRATKVVIAQIEGHAIAGGCGLATVCDFAFVVPDAKLGYTEVRIGFVPAIVMTFLLRKIGETRAKELLLSGKIIDAQTAVNYNLVNQIIPKDEISAFVKKFAGEMCTQNSAASLQLTKKMIADIQSFPLEEAMRFAAKMNAYSRATDDCKRGVDAFLNKEDHTW
- a CDS encoding rhomboid family intramembrane serine protease, with protein sequence MRLKYNAPVILTYTLVCTLVLILQSFTGLDIMTYFTIYPVVDISNPVWYFRLFSHVIGHGDWAHLAGNFSFILLLGPILEEKYGSRDTLLMMFVTALVTGILQIAFFDNPLLGASGIVFMLILLSSFTNAKGGIPLTFILVVILFLGKEVQDAFAADNISQFTHIIGGILGGLFGFFLEGGQKRAREKSGIQTK